In the Methanococcoides sp. LMO-2 genome, one interval contains:
- a CDS encoding MBL fold metallo-hydrolase, with translation MKVQRINTSPYASNSYLINEKILIDPGMDTNRLIEKLEELTDPANIELIILTHGHFDHSAAAKPVAELCDAPIAIHKDDAASLKSEETSASMLFSAPAPNFEPDILYEDGDIVKIDDVEALQVIHTPGHTPGGISLYEPYSKGLFSGDTVFPNGGIGRTDFAGGSMEDLSASIEKLTELDVITIYPGHGPVTSDDANRQIRLSLQMSRSFR, from the coding sequence ATGAAAGTCCAGAGGATCAACACTTCCCCATATGCATCCAATTCATACCTTATCAATGAAAAGATACTCATCGACCCCGGAATGGATACGAACAGGCTTATCGAAAAGCTTGAGGAGTTAACAGACCCTGCCAACATAGAACTGATAATCCTCACCCATGGCCATTTCGACCATAGTGCAGCTGCAAAACCTGTGGCTGAGCTCTGTGACGCACCCATAGCCATACACAAGGACGATGCCGCATCTTTGAAAAGTGAAGAAACAAGCGCATCCATGCTGTTCTCAGCCCCGGCACCGAACTTTGAGCCAGATATTCTTTACGAGGACGGAGACATCGTAAAGATCGATGATGTAGAAGCCCTGCAGGTAATCCACACCCCGGGCCACACACCTGGTGGCATCAGCCTCTACGAGCCTTATTCCAAAGGGCTTTTCTCAGGTGACACCGTGTTCCCTAACGGCGGGATCGGACGTACCGACTTTGCCGGAGGCTCAATGGAAGACCTTTCGGCATCCATCGAAAAGCTCACCGAACTTGATGTTATCACCATCTACCCCGGACACGGACCGGTAACCAGTGATGACGCGAACAGGCAGATACGGCTGTCACTACAGATGTCAAGATCATTCCGCTAA
- a CDS encoding YgiQ family radical SAM protein, translated as MSGKKRKQKGPDASKFLPMDRRECKRRGWDELDIIIITGDAYVDHPGFGATIIGRVLEDAGFKVGIIAQPKWDNTEDFMKLGRPRLFFAVTAGNTDSMVSNYTPALKPRPKDMYSPGGQTGLRPNRATVVYSNRLKEAYPEVPIVIGGIEASLRRFAEYDYWSGKVRQSILADAPADLLVYGMGELQTTDIARRLDAGEDISDIRNIAGTAWKLEVKKWKEMKENADSTFPYVELPSYKDVSSDKKLYADAFKLMYEQQDPVRGIALVQPHPKTTIIQNPPMRQLSQEELDHVYELPYTREDHPSYRERVPALETVKFSITTHRGCFGSCSFCAITQHQGRTITSRSIDSIVREAHLFTELRGFKGNIIGVGGPSANMYAMKCKKWEKSGACKDKLCLYPEPCPSMDTSHKENIEMLRHLREIPEVKNVFVSYGVRYDLALLDPEYVEELCEHHVSGQLKIAPEHFSKEVTDCMKKPGRKVFEDFAELFDKTNKKLHKDQYLVTFLMSGHPACTMDDMIELAEYIKETNRYTEQVQDFTPTPMTAATCMFHTGLDPFTGEKVYVATSRREKNIQRAMMHYREPRNHSLVYEGLKQAGREDLIGNSWNCLIPRKGKSPSLHRKR; from the coding sequence ATGTCAGGAAAAAAACGGAAACAAAAAGGCCCTGATGCATCAAAATTCCTGCCAATGGACCGCAGGGAATGCAAAAGGCGCGGATGGGACGAACTCGATATTATCATTATCACCGGGGACGCATACGTAGACCACCCCGGTTTTGGTGCAACCATTATAGGTCGTGTCCTCGAAGATGCCGGCTTTAAGGTCGGGATAATCGCCCAGCCAAAATGGGACAACACAGAAGACTTCATGAAACTTGGCAGGCCACGCCTCTTTTTTGCAGTAACTGCAGGGAACACCGATTCCATGGTGAGCAATTACACCCCTGCACTCAAACCCAGGCCAAAGGATATGTACTCCCCGGGCGGCCAGACCGGACTGCGTCCTAACCGCGCAACAGTTGTCTACTCCAACAGACTCAAGGAAGCCTACCCTGAAGTGCCCATCGTGATCGGAGGAATTGAGGCATCCCTTCGCCGCTTTGCAGAATATGACTACTGGTCAGGCAAAGTAAGACAGTCCATACTTGCAGATGCGCCTGCGGACCTGCTGGTCTACGGGATGGGGGAGCTGCAGACCACAGATATCGCACGCAGGCTTGACGCAGGCGAGGACATCTCCGATATCAGGAATATCGCAGGCACTGCCTGGAAGCTGGAAGTGAAGAAGTGGAAGGAAATGAAGGAAAATGCGGACAGCACTTTTCCTTACGTGGAACTTCCCTCCTACAAAGATGTTTCATCAGACAAAAAGCTCTACGCAGATGCATTCAAGCTCATGTATGAGCAGCAGGACCCTGTAAGGGGTATCGCACTGGTACAGCCCCATCCGAAAACAACGATAATACAGAATCCCCCGATGAGACAGCTTTCACAGGAAGAACTTGACCATGTCTATGAGCTGCCCTACACAAGAGAGGATCATCCCTCCTACAGGGAAAGGGTGCCTGCACTGGAAACCGTCAAATTTTCCATTACCACTCACAGGGGCTGCTTTGGAAGCTGCTCTTTCTGCGCCATAACACAGCATCAGGGACGTACCATCACAAGCCGCAGCATCGATTCCATTGTTCGGGAAGCACACCTGTTTACGGAACTCAGAGGTTTCAAAGGCAATATAATAGGTGTCGGTGGACCAAGTGCCAACATGTACGCCATGAAATGCAAGAAATGGGAAAAGAGCGGTGCATGCAAGGACAAGCTCTGCCTGTATCCTGAACCCTGCCCCTCAATGGACACTTCCCACAAGGAGAACATAGAGATGCTGCGCCACCTCCGTGAGATCCCGGAAGTAAAGAACGTCTTTGTAAGCTATGGAGTGCGCTACGACCTTGCCCTCCTTGACCCTGAATATGTGGAAGAGCTATGTGAACATCACGTCAGCGGCCAGCTGAAGATAGCTCCCGAGCATTTTTCAAAAGAGGTCACCGACTGCATGAAAAAGCCCGGAAGGAAAGTATTCGAGGATTTCGCCGAGCTCTTTGACAAGACCAACAAAAAGCTTCACAAGGACCAGTATCTCGTAACGTTCCTTATGTCGGGACACCCTGCCTGCACCATGGACGATATGATAGAGCTGGCGGAATACATCAAGGAAACGAACAGGTATACCGAACAGGTGCAGGACTTCACACCAACACCTATGACAGCAGCCACTTGTATGTTCCATACAGGACTTGACCCCTTCACAGGGGAAAAAGTATATGTTGCCACCTCAAGAAGGGAAAAGAACATACAGCGTGCAATGATGCACTACCGTGAACCTCGCAATCACTCTCTTGTATACGAAGGCCTCAAACAGGCAGGACGTGAGGATCTTATAGGAAACTCATGGAACTGCCTTATTCCAAGAAAAGGGAAGAGCCCCTCATTACACAGGAAAAGATGA